Part of the Arvicanthis niloticus isolate mArvNil1 chromosome 3, mArvNil1.pat.X, whole genome shotgun sequence genome is shown below.
TCTATATCCAGGAGAAAAGACATTCACTATTATCAATATATTCTACGTTGATCTATAATCCCACTGCATTAGGAGCATGATCTAAGGCAaattctttcccctccttcccctcccacctctcttttcctctctgtaaaCAAGAGAACAGCATTCAAAGCATTCAATTTACTCAGGCATTTtccacttgtttttttttgtttgtttgttttgttgttttttgtttttagacagttGTCACTAGCTtggaaattaaactcagaaaGTAGGAGATATTGGCCagctagcaagttccaggattcTGCTCATTTCTGCCTCCCCAATGTCAGGGTTACAAGTGTGTTCCATTACTTctgtcatttcatttcttttctttttataaaacatggGTCTTGGGATCAAACCTAGGCCCTCAAGCATTTTTTTACACTTAGCTATCACTATAATCCTCAAGACTCAGTCTTAACTTTTATACAGAGCAGTTAAAGACCCAGGGTAGCCAGCACAATATCGAAAAACTATGTAATATAGAGCTTGATAGCTCGTGTCTTCTGGAACTAGAATAAAATCATAGCCATCAGGGCAGTTAGATCCATATGAAAGGACAAAGAGGTCAATGGAGAGAATGGAGAGTCCAGACATAGTAGCTTCAAATACAGTCAAATTATCTTTGGAAAAAGGAGCAGGTAATACAATGGAGCAAATAACGTTTTCTAAAAATGGTGATAAAgcagacacacatgtgtacaaataTTTTCCAACCCCTGGAAAAACTCTCCCATACTGATAATAACAAATGCTTAAATGGACACTGAACAAGAAGAGTTCTGATTCACTGTTAAGTGGAATGAGAAACTGTGTGTTAAGGTTAGCAGAGAGTTTTGCAAGGTTTCTGTTGTGGTTAGTTTTGCAGTGTTGGGGACTGACACTCCGGTCTCACACATCCCAGGCATGTGTCCTACGGCTAAGCTATGCACTCAGCCAGCCAGGCAGTCTCTTACAACAACTAACACAGTCATCATGACACAATTCAACACTGACACGGATGAACTGAAACTTCACGGTCGCACAAAACCCCACACTCTTGCACATAGACATTTATAAcgattttattaataatttcaccAACTGGGAAGCAACCAGGACTTTCTCCagtaagagaaaaggggaaaacaaaacaatggaacATTATGATGATGTAATGTTATCCAGCGCTAGAAAGAAATGAGTTATCAAGCTATGAAAAGACATAAaggaaatatatacatgtacattgcTATGTGAAATAAGCCAATCAGAGAGGTTACATATTATAAAAGGTATAAATCTATGTCACATTCTATGTACATCATTATGGGAACAGTTACAGACCCTTGGTTTCCAGAGATTTGGAGGAGGTAGTAGTGAATAGATGGAATGaagtgatgttttgtttttgagatagtggTTATCATGAAATGGTTGCCAAAACCTAGAGGATGCACATGCTAAAAGACCGAGAGCACAAGTGAAGTGATAATGATCTACCAACAGAAGGCCATCAACTGTAACAAATGGCCACATGGTAATATATGACGATGATAATGGGGGCGCTGGGGCTCTGCCTATGTGGATTCAGAGGGACTACAGACACCTCTCAGCGTTTTCCATAAAATTTTACTAAGACTCCAAAACTGTTCAAAAACACCTCCTCCAAGCTCATGCAAGCAACTTGAATTCAACttagtggattaaaaaaaaaaaaaaaaaagaaaaaaggaaaaaaaaagaaaaaaaaaagaaaaagaaaaagaagaaagaaaagaaaagaaaagaaaaaaagaaaagacatcaatGTGGGTGTAAGAGTATGTGAGAAAAATTAGTTCAGTGGGAGCAGAGTGTGTAGTGGGGAATGAAGGGAACCAAAATACATGCATATTAATGTATGAAattcctgaaaaataaaattacaaaggcAGAGATAGTAGGCACTTGATGAACTGTAAAATGGGGGACTGTACTATTCTAGCAAACAGATCTCTGGCGGTTATACTTTTTAAAGGACAGTACTATTTTCAAATGGACAAATACAGATACAGGATCTCCAATTCAACTTACCGTAAATACTTAAGAGATTAAGTTCTATTAACATACGCAGAAACCAGTAGTCAAGATGAAGTCAATAAAGTTCTGAATCGACATTTTTACTTTTGCTTGAGGAAAAAATGTCACCAGAGATTAGTGTTTTAAGATTTAACTCATTTCTAGCCcgccctctctctttctctctctaacgACAGGAGTGCTTTTTCATGAGGATTATTTGCAAACAAATGCCAACAGATATAAGTGCATGGAGTGAGGTATTCCAGACTTGGGATTTCTCCCCAAGAAATGGCCAAGAAAACTAAATTGCTTTCAAATAGGGTTACTGAAGGCCATGCTACAGAGTCAGGCGGGCTTTAAGGCCCCTTGCCTCTTCCTGTGCTTAGGTGTGCCGATGGTGGCTATGCCTTCTATGAGATCTGTGTGGCTCACTGTGGTGCCGGGGAGGGTAAGGGGAAGACTCCCTGGTTTCATGGTGGGAATAGATTCTGCGGATGGGACCGGGTCTATGCTCACGATCAGTTGAGTTGGTTTCCCTGAAGTATCCATGCCTGCGCCTCGGGGAATCTCTGTGGAAGGGTTGCTGttgagaagatggagaggaggcaATCCGATCCTCTCTGTGGCTGGGCAGGTTTCGAGGGTGTGAGGAAGATCTCTGAGGGTTGTGGTGGTGGTacctgagagagggagaatgccTGGCCCCGGGGGTTTCATGTTGCCCATAGTGGTGGTGGTCTCGATGAGGATGAGGATGCCTTCGGTCGGCCCGGTTGGGATGTCTATCTGCAGGAACATCCCTGATCCACCTTCCCACGGGGTTGTGAGCTGGGAGGATGACGCCCCAGGCGTCTGCCACGTGTGCCAGCAGCAGCTGCGAGAGGTAGCGGTGCGCCCGCTCATCCCAGTGCACGCCGTCGCTCAGCCGATGCTGCCCAGCATGGCGGAAGTGGAAGTGGAGATCCAGCACGTCGAAGCCACGCCTCGACGCCTCAGCTGAGCTGTAAAAGTTGGCCTCCATCACGTCTTCGCGCAGGCGTGAGGGGCAGCCTGGAGCATCCGGCGGGATGAAGCCCCCAGACACGACCTCGGCCACAGGCATGGTGGTGTTCCATACCACCAGGCAGCTGGCAGGCAGCACCTGATCCAGGC
Proteins encoded:
- the LOC117705698 gene encoding PC-esterase domain-containing protein 1B-like — translated: MPHLRAHEVQQLLHNKFVVVLGDSIQRAVYKDLVLLLQKDCLLSSSQLKSKGELSFERDVLLEGGRWGRMHNGAHYREVRQFCSGRHLVRFYFLTRAYSSYVEDILQQLRWGEYAPDLVVVNSCLWDLSRYRSNFLRNYREDVERLFQRLDQVLPASCLVVWNTTMPVAEVVSGGFIPPDAPGCPSRLREDVMEANFYSSAEASRRGFDVLDLHFHFRHAGQHRLSDGVHWDERAHRYLSQLLLAHVADAWGVILPAHNPVGRWIRDVPADRHPNRADRRHPHPHRDHHHYGQHETPGARHSPSLRYHHHNPQRSSSHPRNLPSHREDRIASSPSSQQQPFHRDSPRRRHGYFRETNSTDREHRPGPIRRIYSHHETRESSPYPPRHHSEPHRSHRRHSHHRHT